The uncultured Fretibacterium sp. sequence GCCGCTGGTCCGGTCCGTCCCGTATCGATCGGCTTGAACCATGGATGCGAGCCATTCCCACTACATGGTTTCGGCGGCCCGCTTCCATGCTCTGAGGCTTCTTCCGGGCGAGGACCCTGTGCTCTCGTTACGTCGATTGTCCGCCGAAACGGGGCTGCACGCGGGGTTTATCGCGGGGGCTGTGGGCAGCCTCTCCCGGGTGGTCCTGCGCTTTGCGGGATGCCCCGACGGGACCGTCCGGGACGGCTGCTTTGAGATCGTCTCCCTGATCGGGACGCTCGATGCCGCCGGGGAGCACCTTCACATGGCGGTCTCCGACCCCGAAGGGCGGGTCGAGGGCGGGCATGTCCTGGAGGGCTGCATCGTCCGAACGACCCTGGAGCTCGTCGTGGGCGAACTGACCGATGTGACGTTTTGTCGAAAGTACTGCCCTTTGTCGACTTATGAGGAGCTGGTTATCGTCCAGGAACGAGAGGATACACCGTGACTTAAGGAAATTTTTACATATCTTCGACCGATTTTACATATCTTCAACTCAAAAGGAGACTGACCCATTATGAGGAACAAAACGCTGGTTCTGGTTGCCGTTTGTATTGCCGTCAACATCGCTTTGGGGCAGGTCGTATCCACGCTGAAGCTGCCCGTCTTTATGGACTCCATAGGAACGATGCTGGCAGCCCTGCTGATGGGCCCCTGGGTGGGGATGTCCACGGGGCTCTGCACCAACCTGATTTGGGGGTTGATCAGCGGTCCCGTCGCTGCGGCCTTCGCGCCGGTCTCGATGGCCATCGGCCTGACGGTGGGTTTCCTGGGGCGCTGCGGCCAGTTCCGTTCCCTGCCTCTGGCCCTCGTCTCGGGAGTCCTCGTCACGGTCGTGGTGACGTTGGTGGCCACACCGATCCGCACCTATCTTTTTGGCGGCGTGACGGGGTCGGGCGCCGATTTCCTGGTGGCTTACCTCAATGCGGTGGGGCAAAAACTGTTGCAGTCCGTGGCGTGGGCCGTTGTTGGAACGAACCTGATCGACAAGGTGTTGAGCTGTGCGATTGCCTGGGGGCTGATGAAGGGGTTGCCGCAGCGAATACGGGCACAGTTTCCCGGGGCCTGCCGGGTGGACTAGAGGCTGAAACGTGGAGGTCTCTCCAGCCCTCTCCTTTGGGCTGTGGCTGTTTTGGGTTGGGGGTGCCCTGGTGCTCCCGCCCTTTCCTTGTTTGCCCGTGCTCTGTGCCGTTCCGCTCCTGATGCTGGCGGTTCGGCCGGGGGCCCGCCGGCGTCTGAAGGCTGTGCTCTGGATGATGGGTTCTCTGGGATTGGGGTTGTGGCTGGTTCATGGAGGGGCCCTGAGCGCCTGGATTCCGGGCGGCACGTCGGTTCCCGACCGGGGGGCGTGGGCCTTTTCCCTCTGGATGAGGATATTCGTCGTGGTCTCGTCGGGCCAGCTTTGGTTGGAGGCCGTGACCGTCCCCCGCCTTGTGGAATCGCTCCTCTTCGGGCCCGTTCCGGTTCGGTTCGGCTACCTGATCGCGTCTCCTCTTCTCTTGGCGGAGCAGATCAAGCTGCGGTGGGAGCAGATTCGGGAGGCGCAGCTTGCGCGGGGGATTGCGGTGAACGGTTCTTTTCCGGAGCGGGTCGCCTCGCTGCACGCGCTCCTGTTCCCCCTTGTCATGGGGCTCCTGAACGATCTCTCGTCCCGGAGCGCGGCCTTGGACATGAAGGCCTTCGGACTGCGCCCCGCCGAATTGCACGAGGACGGGGAGAATCTGTCCCCGGTTGAGGAGACTGCGAAGGTCGTGGCTCTGGAGGGAGCGACTTTCCTCCCCCCTGGTGCGGAAACTCCTCTGCTGGAGATTCCGTCGTTCTCCTCGGGAGCGGGAGACTGGGCTTTGGTCGTTGGGGGGAACGGCAGCGGAAAATCCACGCTGGGGACCATCCTGACGGGCGGCGTGGACGAACACCGCCCAGGAACGCTGCGGGGCGACGCGCGGGTTCTGGAGCTTCCGATCTCCTTCCGGACGTCGCTTCGATGGTCTCCGTTTATCCAGCTCGTCCAGCAGACCCCCTCGCTCTGCTTTTCGGGCTGCGCCTTTACTGTGGAGGAGGAAGTTGCCTTTGGACCCCGGAACCTGGGGCTTCCGAACCGGGAGGTACGGGAGCGAACGGAGGAGGCCCTGCATCTCCTGTGCATCTCGCACCTGAAGGGGAGCGCTCTGCCGCATCTCTCCGGTGGCGAGGCTCAGAGGGTCGCTCTGGCCTGTGCCGTTGCGATGCATCCGCGGCTTCTCGTGCTGGACGAGGCTTTCAGCCGGCTGCAGGCCGAGGCCGTGCCCGCTCTTGTGGAGCGTCTCCGGGACTGGTCTCGTCGCCGCGGCGTCGCGGTTGTCCTGCTGGAGCGGAACGGCGCACCGTTTCGCCCGTACTGCACCTCGTTTTTCCGTTTGTGTGGGGGCCGCCTCCTGTCGGAGCCGGCGCAGGTGCAGGGCTCGGCCCCAATGGCGGCGGAGCGTCCCCGACGGGAGGTTGGGCCTCCTCTGCTGAGAATCGAGGGGCTGGAGTTTTGCTGGCCGGGCGCGACGGAACCGCTCCTGCGGGGACTCGACGGGGTGCTCCTCTCCGGGGAGCGCGTGGCGTTGATGGGCCCGAACGGCGTGGGGAAATCGACGCTGCTCCGTATCTGTGCTGGGCTGCTGCTCCCCACCGGTGGCGAGGTGCTGCTCGAAGGTGAGCCTGTCGGAGGTCTCGGGGCGGTAAAGCGGTCCGAACGGGTCGGATTCCTGTTCCAGGATCCGGAACGCCAGCTTTTTCATTCCACGGTGCGGGATGAGGTGCTGTTCTCCCTGAGGAACACCGCCTTGCCCCGGGAGGAGAGGAAACGGCGTCTGAGCGCGTCCCTGGATGAGACAGGGCTGACGGGCAAGGAGGGCTGTCATCCCCTTGACCTGAACTCCGCGGAGCGTCGGATGGTGGCGTTGGCCTCACTGGGGATTCGGGAGCCGGATTTGCTCCTCCTGGACGAGCCGACCCGGGAACTGGACGCGGTGTGGCTGGCCCGCTTCGAGCGCTGGCTGGCCAACCGGCGCGCTGCCGTGCTGGCGATCAGCCACGACCCCGCTTTTGTCTCCCGCACCTTTCCTCGCGTCTGGCGCTTAAGGGAAGGGCGTCTGGAAAATAGTTTTTCACGGGCCCCTGGCGGCGACACTTAAGGCCAGGACCGCCGGCAGCGCCGGCGATCCTGGCCTTTTTTCCGGTACTTCTTCCCTTAATATCATAGTAGGGTAAGAGCGCTGACAACACTCTTACGAGCCCTCGCCGAACTTCTTTGGCTTTTCAAAGCGCACTAATCCTTCATCGCTGGGCATAAGTCCGAGGTGGGGGTAACAGCCTCGCTTCGGCAGCCCATGAAATACCCCGTCCGCCCTCTCCCGGGCGGGACTTCTTGATTATTATATCATTTACCGGTTGCAGCACGGAACTTTTAAGCTGATCAGGGGCTCCGGCGGATAAGATAAGCAGACTGCCGACGAACGTAGTGATACCCATTCGCGTTTAAAGAAAGGCAAAAAAGGTCCCCCTGATTTGCTATCAATCCGGGGGGACAAAGTTTTCGTCCCCCCACTGCATTGCAACCTGCCTTTATCCTGACTTGCGGCTTGCCTTTACACCGAT is a genomic window containing:
- a CDS encoding DNA-binding protein produces the protein MDASHSHYMVSAARFHALRLLPGEDPVLSLRRLSAETGLHAGFIAGAVGSLSRVVLRFAGCPDGTVRDGCFEIVSLIGTLDAAGEHLHMAVSDPEGRVEGGHVLEGCIVRTTLELVVGELTDVTFCRKYCPLSTYEELVIVQEREDTP
- a CDS encoding ECF transporter S component, which encodes MRNKTLVLVAVCIAVNIALGQVVSTLKLPVFMDSIGTMLAALLMGPWVGMSTGLCTNLIWGLISGPVAAAFAPVSMAIGLTVGFLGRCGQFRSLPLALVSGVLVTVVVTLVATPIRTYLFGGVTGSGADFLVAYLNAVGQKLLQSVAWAVVGTNLIDKVLSCAIAWGLMKGLPQRIRAQFPGACRVD
- a CDS encoding ATP-binding cassette domain-containing protein, with the protein product MEVSPALSFGLWLFWVGGALVLPPFPCLPVLCAVPLLMLAVRPGARRRLKAVLWMMGSLGLGLWLVHGGALSAWIPGGTSVPDRGAWAFSLWMRIFVVVSSGQLWLEAVTVPRLVESLLFGPVPVRFGYLIASPLLLAEQIKLRWEQIREAQLARGIAVNGSFPERVASLHALLFPLVMGLLNDLSSRSAALDMKAFGLRPAELHEDGENLSPVEETAKVVALEGATFLPPGAETPLLEIPSFSSGAGDWALVVGGNGSGKSTLGTILTGGVDEHRPGTLRGDARVLELPISFRTSLRWSPFIQLVQQTPSLCFSGCAFTVEEEVAFGPRNLGLPNREVRERTEEALHLLCISHLKGSALPHLSGGEAQRVALACAVAMHPRLLVLDEAFSRLQAEAVPALVERLRDWSRRRGVAVVLLERNGAPFRPYCTSFFRLCGGRLLSEPAQVQGSAPMAAERPRREVGPPLLRIEGLEFCWPGATEPLLRGLDGVLLSGERVALMGPNGVGKSTLLRICAGLLLPTGGEVLLEGEPVGGLGAVKRSERVGFLFQDPERQLFHSTVRDEVLFSLRNTALPREERKRRLSASLDETGLTGKEGCHPLDLNSAERRMVALASLGIREPDLLLLDEPTRELDAVWLARFERWLANRRAAVLAISHDPAFVSRTFPRVWRLREGRLENSFSRAPGGDT